From Chrysemys picta bellii isolate R12L10 chromosome 1, ASM1138683v2, whole genome shotgun sequence:
TTCATCCAGAAACAGCATAAAATTTGTCCTTGGTGAGATTGGCTGGAAACGAAAGGTAAGTTGGAAATATTATTCCTCGGGACCCCTTCAGCACCATTGATTAGGAAAGAGTATTCTGTCCAGAAACATTTTTGGTCTGTTTCAGACATTTctctattattaattatattattattattactactatttaaataattaaatacatagggaactttttttctgaaaaccaggggagggagagagcggCTGGAGATTCTGTTCTCCCTGTAAATTGGGAGAGACCCCAGGGAAGCCTGGAATGGAGGGggatatatttaaaattattattttactaGTAGTGTCTGTGAGACTGcagttttctttttagaaaaatgttcattttctcaGCAAGAAAATCAGTAGCACAAATGATTCAGGGGCTACCAGAATTGATTTCTTATATATTATTATCAGATCAGATTATGTTCTGCACAAATGTTTGGCTCAGTGCTTGTCATCTGTACCAGTTTAGGGGACAGGAACGGTGGTTGAGAATAGTGTTAATGCGTTGATTTGGATACCTGTGTCTTCCAGAGTTGGGGTGGGTTAGGATCCCTGCCATAGAAATCTTTCACCCCCTGGCACTCTAGTGGCTGCCTGTCTTTCAACATGAAGTTGTATCAGACAGGAAACAACCTCTAAGGGTCTGtctccagtgtttctcaaatgcgacCACCATGGCtgcatgtggccaccaggggattttcttgtggccacagcctcctgggctgtgactgggggagggggcgagggaaaccagtgcccccaccccatccctggtGCTCCTTGATAGACAGCCTTGGTTGCTGGGGCTTCCAGAAAGAGTTAGGCAGCCGgagagttccccaccttcccaggggcggtggggctcaggatttgggcttcagcccaggcatggcagggaaggcaggCTCTGGCCGCAAGGCTTTGGGCTCCTGCCACGGGGCTTTAGGCtgcgcctccccccctccccccgctgcctcccccagccaacatccccccctccccacatcgcccctggcccctgctgcctcccccgacCCAACAGCCAGGGCTTGATTTGTCCCCAGACTTCttggggctgagtaagtctgttgtgactagtgatacttgtatgtttgttaatgcCACTTGTCAcagcagacttgctagctagcaataaataaattacaatgatatgtatatgtgcatatgtatttgtttttcctaatgctaattaagtattttagggaaaagcACGAGAGCAGCAAGAGTTGggggccacactctgaggccaccaaataatttgtcctgagaaccccttgCACTGTAGGTGTGAGGTGTGAttgcaggtagtgtagacatacccaagcaagctttaatctagctagcgcaagtaccaatagcagtgaaggcGCGGCAGCATGGACTTCAGCACGGACTAGCGGCCCAAGTAATACCCAGGATCGTGGGCAGATTTGTACAGCTTGTGCTGAAATACATCCTGCCACAACTTCACTGCCATTGGTACTCACCattgctagattaaagctagctcagggatagctacacatgctgcaatcacatcGCTGGCTGCAGTGTACACATATTTGTAGCTCCTTTGCAAAACTGCTTTAGCTAGGCAGGCAGTGGGGCCACTGtattgggattcaggagacctggttctattcccagctctgctgctatgtgaacttgggcaagtcatttcattctgtgcctcagtttacctatctgtaaaatggggataataatactttgcaaagCGATTTGAGATCAACTatgaaaagtgctttataaagagcTAGGCATTATCATTAGATTGTTTCCCTTTTCCCTTAAGCTAAGTACAGGACACCAGTAGCACAGTAATGATCACACAATGCTCACAGCCTGAAAAGAgaacatagaaatgtagggctggaagggatctcaagaggtgaCCAAGTCCAATCCCCCACACTGAGTCAgtaccaagtaaacctagactatccctgaaaggtatttgtccagcctgttcttaaaaacctccaatgatagggattccaccacctcccttggaagcctattacaGGACTTAACTAGCCTTATAATtagaaatattttcctaatatctacccTCAATCACCGTTGCTGCAGAATAAGTCCATTAGGtcttgtcctacctccagtggaCCTGGAAAATAATCAATTACCATCCTCTTtattacatagggtgaccagatgacaaaggtgaaatatcgggactcggggggagggagggatggcagagcaaaaaaaaagccgctggAGGGCCCCCCCCGCACCAGCTCGCCTTGTCTCCACCTCTCCCCGTAGGGGAACGTGCCCAGCTGATGCAATCCCACCCACTCAGACAGCAGCATTTCAGGCAGGCGgcagctctgccctgcagcacagagcaccccgGGATTAGGAAGTGAGTGGCTGGGGCGTGCTCAGCCTGCGGCCGCTGTGACCCCACCAAGTTGCCCTGTGCGTGGGACAAGTCTGTCCCCACATACAAGAACAGCCTGTAGTACCGACCTGCCCGCAGCCcgtccctgtgctgcagccccgGGGGGTTCGGGGCAGGGCACGGCACGCACAACAGCTGGGCAAAGGGGCTGGGGACATGGGAGCCCTCGAGGAACGGGGGCCGCCAGCCaccccaggggagggggccgGTGGGCAGCATCTCTGTCCCTCAGGCGCAGGGTCTGGGCATGGCACTGGCGGCCCGGCCGGGCGCCCCACGGCCTCTCCCACCTTCACGCGGCTCGGGACGCTGGACAAACTAGCAATTTGTCCTCCTCAACTCCCCGGCCTGGCCCTATCTTCTTCATGGCCGCGCTAGGCACGCTGgtgtcaccccctccctccagcgcttgcgccgccatacagctgatcagcgcaagcctgggagggaggaggaatgtagcatgcttggggaagaggcagggccagggtggggatttggggagggatccaatgggggagggagagggtggagtcggggcggagGGGGGCGCAAGCCCTTCCGAGCTCCGCCTGTGTGCTGGagtggagggcaaaattgcttgtttgtcccgcgtcctgaccgaacatcggtcgggacgcgggacaaacaagcaaatatcgggacagtcccgataaaatcgggacgtctggtcaccctattattaCAGTCCTTAACTTATTTGaagactgtcatgtgggactgtatcaaaagcttaactaaaatcaagatatatcatgtctacagcttccccccatccactaggccagtaaccatGTCAAAGTAGGAAATTAAATTGGTTTTGCctgatttgttcttaacaaatccatgttggctattacttatcaccttattatcctctaggtgcttacaaattgattgtttgatcaTTTATTTTACTATCTTCCCATTCAAATTCACCCTAGAAACATGGTTCTCAACATTTTTCATACAGTGACAATAGAAAAATGTTTCAGGATCTGACTCCCAACTAACCTTAAAGAAAAAGATGATGGATGCGGGACCCTCCTGAAACATGTTTGCAACTCCCCATGGGGAACCTAACCTCCACTGAGAATCCATGTCCTAGGGATTATCCCTCTAGACTTCACCTCATCAGTCTCTGTATTCACCACCTTTAAACAGAAAGGACCCAGGATAAATCCCATAGGATCTCCATCAAGGAACAGGTGTCTGGGATTCACCTCCTTGGTACCTGCACTACCTTGAAATAGCAGACTGGGCCTTGAACCAATCCTCAAACACACACTCCTAAGACTGACTGGCTGAGTAAAGCCCATCTGTTTGTATTTCCTGACAGGGCCATGGAGAGAAATGCTATAACCTTTCCTCCAGCACTGGACCCTACACGCCACTTCCAAACGCTGCTGCTGAATCAGAGAAGCAGGCTGCATGGCCAAATCAGGAAGCTTCGCGAGATTGCACGAAACATCAACAAGCTGCGCAGGCGATCCTTGATTGCAAACATCACTGGGAGTTCCCTGAGTGCAGTAGGAGCAATCACAGCCATCGTAGGGCTCTCCTTGAGCCCTGCCACTTTAGGAGCATCTCTCCTGGCTTCTGCTGTGGGCCTGGGAGTAGCCTCTGCCGGAGGGGCTGTCAATGTCACTTCCGATCTCTCCTTAGTGCTCTCTAACTCCAGGGAACTGAGAAGGGTGCAGGAGATCGCAGTGAACTGTCAGAACCAGATGAGGGAAATCCTGAGCTGCCTAGAATTCCTCCACCGTGGACAGGGCCCAATGGACCCCCTGTTGCTCCAGTCAGAGAAAAACGCTTCCATCTCGCTGTACAATTCCATCTGCTTCATGGTATTCTACGGTTCGCGCAACTTTCTTGTGCCAGAGTACACGAGGGAGGTCACAAAGGTGAGCCAAGCTGTGCTAAAGGCGAAAATCCAGAAACTGGCTGAAAACCTTGAGTCCTGCATCAGAGCAATGGATGAAGTCTGTGAACTCTTAGAATCCAGAGCAGAACTTTCCTCCAACACAAGAAACCCCAGCTCAAGTGCCAGGATCACTGTCAAACCCCAGGGATCATCCAGCTGAAACAGCCAAAACTAAAAGTGTGGTTAGAGATGCTGGATTATTCACTATTTTTATTACTGTTGTTATTTTTACAAGTATTTGTGGCACCCATCCCCACAGCTGAGAACAAGTTACAAGGTTCTGATTTAAATATGACAGCAAACATGTCCCCAAAAGGGAGCTGATGCTTTTACCTCCCTGCAGCATTGAACTAAAATTTGAGGTCACGATGGAGATCTAGTCTGTAGGGTAAATGACAGGAATGACTCCAGAGCCTACATTTAGTGGAAGACCAGTAGGATAAATGCTGGATTAAAGGCTAATCTGCCCAAATTTCCTTGGCTCCTATCTGGTGCTGCTCCATGATGGCAGAGAGGAATGGTTCTGGAGTTAGATCAAAAGACTCCTTGCCTGGTCTTGCTCCCTGGTTGTAAATAACCTGTGAATTCTTCTTCTCATAGAGGTAAAGGGAGTGAGATCTATTGATATATCCAGCACCCACAAATTTCCTACTAAAGTAGCCAGAGATGTGACAAACTATGTCCACTAGATGGCAGTACAGCACACATAATATCTCAGCAGGGGCTATGCACCAACAAGTATTCTAtattttttcctatttatttGTATAGAGTTATTTTAAGCTTTTAGAATtgtatttaaagaagaaaaaatgtttaagaatgttaaaaagaatggcttcCAACCCAGAGGGAAGCATTCCGCAGGGCAAAGCAAGTCAGTGCTAGTATCTGATGGAAAGTCTCCTATTGACTCACCAGCCAGCGCAACACCCTATCAAAAAGGAAGAGAATTGTCTGAATTCAAATAGGCACAAAACATGTAGATTGCAGGAAACCAAGTACAGCTctcaggatgggagggggaaaaaatggaagtgGGAACAAATCCCCAAAGAGGAGGACTCGCCTCTTGAAATATGTAGAGGAGAGTGACAGTTCCTCATGCAAAAAGGACGTTTCAGTTGTAAGATGTGGCAAGGGATTCGATAGGTAGAGATGTCAATAGTTAGGTGTCTTGGGGTATCAGTGTGAAGGTGGCAGGTCTCATGAGACAGCAATACACTGTTAGCAACTGCTGTGGAGGAGTCTGCGGTTGAAATATATATTGGTACTCATGAAAAAGAGTGATGGAGAAGAGAtgggtggtccagtggttagggcactagcctagcacttagaccctgctctgccccagacttcttgtgtgactttgggcaagtcacttggcccctctgtgcctcctttccccatctgtaaaatggggacaatagcacttccttatcccCCTGGGGTATTGTGAACTCAATACTTTGCATATTGTGAAGTGCTTACATATTGTGGTGGAGGGGGCCATATAGGTATCTAAGATAGGTGTAGGAGAGAGGACTTGGAAGCTAGCTTTAGATTAGTAGGAAAAAGGCTTAGGTCTAGGTACATTTTCAGTCCCACATGCAGAACGAGCTATACACGAGGAACTTCAGAATCTCAGTGCAGGGATGAAAAAAAATGACTTAAAGAGGAGGATTTAAATGTATGAAGCACTGAGGAAACTcttgaggggggaaaaagccaAGCCAGAGTAGCAAAGTTCGAAGTTTTGTCCTTGTTTTATGCCCCTCCCATGTTCTTGGAACATGTGGttttatgtactttaaaaaacCACAAGCAGTTGTCGCTGAGAGCATCTCACATCCGAGAATGATCGCCACACATGACTAACGACTCTGATGCGATGCTGATTCAATGAAAGGAATATGAAGCTATTTTGTGTCAGTGTATATGTATTTCTGTATGTGTGTGATCTCTGATATTCTACCACATCCATACCCCAGTGCTGGGTCCCTGCTGCCTTTCTGGCTACCAGACACTGTAAATAAAGACCCAGTGCTAGCAGTGTTGTGTatatttggggtgggaggagtgaAGGGCAGGTGTATTGTATGCGTATGTGATCTCAAGCATCAGTCCAGCATATCCATACCATATAAGTAATGGGTGTACAAGTCTGTGCACATCTCCACTTGTGTGAGTACGTGAGTGCTGTTTGCGCATGTCTCTGAATGCATGAAAATGGCCCTGTGGATTGCATGTGAGCGAAAGTGTTTTATCTTGGTGTGAGTGCAGACGTATTGTGTGATCTCTAACATTGCTCTAGCAATGCAATACCCCACAACTAACTCCTGGCCAGCTAAGGACAGCCCTGGACCCACAGCAACATGCAATTCAGCCCAGAGAGCACAGGAGATCAGCTAGAAGAGACCAGCCAGACTGGTCACAGCTTCTCCCTTTCTTTTCAATATTCATCAtgagtaaggctgcgagtttgtcacagaggtcatggaagtcgtggattccgtgactttccatgacctccatgacttttGCAGCGGCCAGTGCGCCTGGCTCCGGGGCTGCCCGAGCATCTCAGGCAACCCCTGGACCAgttgcactggccactgctggggcagtctcgggccaccgCCCCCCTCAATCCCAACAGCAGCAGGAGGCGTTTGGgtatgggagagggctcagggctgtggggtggggcatgggagggggtgagggctctgggtggtgcttacctgtgGGCGGGGCCTCCCTGGAAGTGGCAACATgttcctccctcagctcctagctccatgcGCTGCCTCCTCCCGCAGGCACCGCTCCacatctcccactggctgcagttcctggccaatgggagctgcggaactggcagcacacagagctacAAGCTTAGggagggacatgtcaccgcttccaagaagccaggtagggagcctgccagtcctgccaactccctgcccccccgccccagcacaagTGGGGATACTGGGTTGCTCCCAACCAAGCACCCTCAGTGCCCCCCAGACCACTCCCCCAGCATTTGCTGAGCCCCCCCGGGCTGCTCCCCCCAACATCTGCGGGCCCCCCAGGCACCTACACACCCCCACAAGCACCCGCGGCactcccaagatttagtcaggggtatatagtacaagtcatgaacaggtcacgggccatgaatttttgtttactgccagtgacctgtccatgactgttactaaaatacctgtgactaaaacgtagtctTAATCATGAGTggtgtttgtttcatggtaaataaATCATTGAAAGACTGACTCTGTTTTCCAACTCATTTCATTATTTGGGTGGCACTAATAATATAGATAAATTGCTTCTtttcctgccctcccctcccctttcccaacTTCCCAGGAACATAGTTTCAATTAGCTGCCTAGAAGCTGAGATCCAGTCAAAGGGTTCACTTCCACATTCAGCCAGGCAGGCAGAAACTTCTGTCTTAATTCAATCTTTACTCAGacaaaatgcccattgactttaggatttgtttttttccagtcatGGTGTGCACATGCAGATACATAGGACTGTGCTGTCCTAACAAGGTCTCAAAGTCGTACCCAACCCTAGATGGGTTTTACTAATCATGCGATGGAAGATCCAAGTACTGAGTGGGACCCCCATTGGCAGAAAATATCTAATACTAAATActaatatttttacatttagTTTAGCCCCTTTCACCCTCAgaaatcccaaagtgctttacaaaccacTTTACCTACAGTACCCATAAACATGGAAAGTGGCAGGTGTTTAACTACACATCAAACTCTACCCAACACATTAGGACAGGAAGTAGACTTTTATCAAAAGAAATCTTaaagcataagaacagccatactgggtcagaccaaaggcccatctagcccagtatcttgtcttccgacagtggccaatgccaggtgccccagagggaatgaacaaaacaggtaatcatcaagtgatccatcccttcaTCTTCAGGCAAAATAGCATTACATAACGTGGAATTTGGCCAAGACACCAGACCTAACATTCCTACTCCAGGGACACCCTTAATAGCCACTAGTGATCTGGTCCTTGGTTTCACATCTCTTCCAAAAGATAACACCTGCAGCAGTAGAAGGCAGCATAAGGGCAGTGACTTCACTCAATCAGAGGGAAGAGTGACTTCCTATTATATCACCAACTACATTTCCTGCACCATCGTAGCTTTTGCTTTGAGGTCTCCCATCTAAGTACTGACAGGCTTAATATGACATAGTTCTAACATATGATAAGATCACAGCCTAAGGTAATGTGGCTGCTGGCCAACTTTAGAAGAGCCTAATCTAGAGCCCCCTCCAGTATTTTTTGCCCCTGAACACTGTGGGAAGTGGTAGTTCCATTCTCGATGGTGTCCTGGGTATTGTTTCAGGCTTCCTCTCCTTTCCCTGTCACACAACATTTATTTGGATTTCCCCTCACTTTCCTCATTGTTCTAGGAGTACAGGAAACAGCACATTTGGAATCCATTGACAGATGCTCAGTTATGTCACCATTTCCTCAGTTCCACCCAACCAGGTTTTCCAAATAGATTGAGAGAGTGCTCATCAGAAACACGCTCacaagttccactgaaatcagaatcACTGTACTAATCTAACACAAATTCTGTGATAGTTTAGCATCCTTTCTTCTACGTCAAGTGAATGATATTCAGCACCCCTAAGTTGGCTGTGCACTTTTGTGTCTCCACACATGCATTACACACATGGGGCTGTGGGAGTAGATACAACTGATATTTGTCCAGGCTACTGCTACCATAGATCCATCTCCTCTTCCAATACCtcatcattgaacaaaaaaacttcagaaacagacttcaaagagaaacagcagaactaaaattcatttgcaaattcaacaccatcaatctgggcttgaatagggactgggagtggctggctcactacagaagcagcttttcctctcctggaattgacacctcctcatctattattgggagtggactacatccaccctgattgaattggccctgtcaacactggttctccacttgtgaagtaacttcctgctctccatgtgtcagtatataatgcctgcatctgtaactttcactctatgcatccgaagaagtgaggttttaattcacgaaagcttatgcccaaataaatctgttagtctttaaggtgccaccagactccttgttgtttttgtagatacagactaacacggctaccccctgatac
This genomic window contains:
- the APOLD1 gene encoding apolipoprotein L domain-containing protein 1 isoform X1; this translates as MQSHPLRQQHFRQAAALPCSTEHPGIRKAMERNAITFPPALDPTRHFQTLLLNQRSRLHGQIRKLREIARNINKLRRRSLIANITGSSLSAVGAITAIVGLSLSPATLGASLLASAVGLGVASAGGAVNVTSDLSLVLSNSRELRRVQEIAVNCQNQMREILSCLEFLHRGQGPMDPLLLQSEKNASISLYNSICFMVFYGSRNFLVPEYTREVTKVSQAVLKAKIQKLAENLESCIRAMDEVCELLESRAELSSNTRNPSSSARITVKPQGSSS
- the APOLD1 gene encoding apolipoprotein L domain-containing protein 1 isoform X2 — protein: MERNAITFPPALDPTRHFQTLLLNQRSRLHGQIRKLREIARNINKLRRRSLIANITGSSLSAVGAITAIVGLSLSPATLGASLLASAVGLGVASAGGAVNVTSDLSLVLSNSRELRRVQEIAVNCQNQMREILSCLEFLHRGQGPMDPLLLQSEKNASISLYNSICFMVFYGSRNFLVPEYTREVTKVSQAVLKAKIQKLAENLESCIRAMDEVCELLESRAELSSNTRNPSSSARITVKPQGSSS